In the genome of Flexistipes sinusarabici DSM 4947, one region contains:
- the selB gene encoding selenocysteine-specific translation elongation factor produces the protein MGRQNVIVGTAGHIDHGKSALVERLTGVHPDRFKEEQERGITLDLGFAALEIDETTISFVDVPGHEKLIRNMIAGATGIDIILFAVDATEGIKPQTIEHADILSVLNIETLIVVLTKADKVSEALLNRRLSEAREFFNRFTYPYKRFLTVSIYEQHSIDNLKKTLYECSGLISSRYTSHDFLMRIDRSFSVKGAGTVVTGSCITGQIKTGDDIEILPAGIQTKVKNIQVHSKNSLSASAGDRAALNVTGVDKNNVHRGDIAAAPKVFSPAASFYARLKTFSSISKKDVIKHNKSYRFLIGTYAGEAKIILLGKKSLNAGESALCKIVPDKSYTPLFGEAFFLRSLSPQITVAGGKVLSITNFGLAKNNLLTLLSCMENGKAEEAFKVLETNIEGTFDIPTLIQFTDKKSDEIKHLIKKYFISAGRTVTPRKYFSKITDMAKEEIYSGKTLSLSGYHKYFKNSENIWKIFRENLIRLAEKNGYTYENEKIFKKRKSEHEKLADEIYEKMSQDVSLSNAANLSSFLNISEKAAANALTILANKGKVKKLDEKNFIRTDIFDNFIQLAVKTAKKEQYIDLKKAKTIIKAPRKILIPLIEQLDKTGLFTNKDNKRYLKGDETAEF, from the coding sequence TTGGGCCGTCAAAATGTCATTGTAGGAACAGCGGGACATATAGACCACGGCAAATCAGCCCTGGTTGAACGGTTAACGGGAGTTCATCCGGACAGGTTCAAAGAAGAACAGGAAAGAGGCATAACGCTGGATCTCGGATTTGCAGCTCTTGAAATTGATGAAACAACAATCTCTTTTGTGGACGTTCCCGGTCATGAAAAACTCATCAGAAACATGATAGCAGGAGCCACCGGCATAGATATTATTTTATTTGCCGTAGATGCAACAGAAGGTATAAAACCTCAAACCATTGAACATGCTGATATCCTTTCTGTCTTAAATATTGAAACACTGATAGTCGTGCTGACAAAAGCCGATAAAGTGAGTGAAGCCCTTCTAAACAGACGGTTGTCTGAAGCAAGGGAGTTTTTTAACCGATTTACCTACCCTTATAAAAGGTTTTTAACAGTAAGTATATACGAGCAACACTCCATCGATAATCTGAAAAAAACACTGTATGAGTGCTCCGGGTTGATAAGCAGCAGGTATACATCCCATGATTTTCTTATGAGAATAGACAGAAGTTTTTCTGTAAAAGGCGCCGGTACTGTTGTAACGGGCAGCTGTATAACCGGTCAGATAAAAACAGGTGATGATATAGAAATACTCCCCGCCGGGATTCAAACAAAAGTGAAAAACATACAGGTACATTCTAAAAATTCCCTTTCAGCTTCTGCCGGAGACAGAGCGGCATTAAACGTTACAGGAGTGGATAAGAACAACGTTCACCGGGGAGATATTGCGGCGGCACCGAAAGTGTTTTCACCTGCGGCATCTTTTTATGCGAGGCTAAAGACATTCAGCAGTATATCAAAAAAAGATGTTATAAAACATAATAAATCATACAGATTTCTTATAGGCACCTATGCGGGAGAAGCCAAAATTATACTGCTGGGAAAAAAATCATTAAATGCCGGGGAAAGTGCACTATGTAAAATTGTCCCTGATAAATCTTATACTCCTCTATTCGGTGAAGCATTCTTTCTACGGAGTTTAAGCCCTCAGATTACCGTTGCAGGTGGAAAGGTTTTGTCCATAACCAATTTCGGTCTGGCTAAAAATAACCTGCTCACTCTCCTCAGCTGTATGGAAAACGGGAAAGCGGAAGAAGCTTTCAAAGTACTGGAAACCAACATTGAAGGGACATTCGATATCCCAACTCTGATACAGTTTACGGATAAAAAAAGCGACGAGATAAAACATCTTATAAAAAAATATTTTATTTCAGCCGGCAGAACAGTGACACCCAGAAAATACTTTTCAAAAATAACAGATATGGCAAAAGAGGAGATATATTCCGGCAAAACATTATCGTTGAGCGGTTATCACAAATATTTTAAAAACAGTGAGAATATCTGGAAGATATTCAGGGAAAATCTCATACGCCTTGCTGAAAAAAACGGTTATACATACGAAAACGAAAAAATTTTTAAAAAGAGAAAGTCGGAACACGAAAAACTTGCTGATGAAATCTATGAAAAAATGTCTCAGGATGTGTCCCTAAGCAATGCCGCAAATTTGTCAAGCTTTTTAAATATTTCCGAAAAAGCGGCGGCAAATGCACTCACCATACTGGCTAACAAAGGAAAAGTCAAAAAGCTGGATGAAAAAAATTTCATCAGAACGGATATTTTTGATAATTTTATTCAGCTTGCTGTAAAAACCGCAAAGAAAGAGCAGTATATCGATCTGAAAAAAGCAAAAACAATTATTAAGGCACCGCGGAAAATCCTTATCCCTTTAATCGAACAGCTTGACAAAACGGGCTTATTTACTAATAAAGATAACAAACGGTATTTAAAGGGGGATGAAACTGCAGAATTTTGA
- the dprA gene encoding DNA-processing protein DprA produces MKLQNFDLIEQYLALKSIKGISDNSINSLVKKAGSLDGVFNMDSETLSNAGFSSNQITSIKNYAVEKTFLNNELEKIRKYKIRMILREDDLYPALLKEINSPPAYLYTYGDISVLENPSIAVVGARKCSKSAKEFAFELSVELAEIGFNVVSGFAAGIDINAHLGAISKGHTTAVFGNGLLKVYPGYNKKYMKDILKNGCIISEFPLEEEPLAINFPKRNRIISGLSLGVIVVEASEKSGSLITARYAVENNREVFAVPAWPKNHNSATNKLLKNGAKLTENYMDVVEEFARFLNFPKTLRLH; encoded by the coding sequence ATGAAACTGCAGAATTTTGATTTGATAGAGCAGTACCTCGCTTTAAAAAGTATCAAAGGTATCTCGGATAATTCGATAAATTCTCTTGTCAAAAAAGCGGGCAGCCTTGACGGTGTTTTCAATATGGACTCAGAAACATTAAGCAACGCCGGTTTCAGCAGTAATCAAATCACCTCAATTAAGAACTACGCTGTAGAGAAAACATTTCTCAACAATGAACTGGAAAAAATCAGAAAATATAAAATAAGAATGATTCTGCGGGAAGATGACCTTTATCCGGCTTTGTTAAAGGAAATAAATTCTCCTCCAGCTTATCTGTATACATACGGGGATATCAGTGTACTGGAGAATCCGTCCATTGCAGTTGTAGGGGCAAGGAAATGCAGTAAAAGCGCTAAAGAATTCGCATTCGAACTATCAGTTGAACTTGCTGAAATCGGATTTAATGTCGTAAGCGGTTTTGCTGCCGGTATAGATATCAATGCCCATCTCGGTGCAATTAGCAAAGGGCACACAACAGCCGTTTTTGGCAACGGTCTGTTAAAGGTTTATCCCGGCTACAACAAAAAGTATATGAAAGATATTCTGAAAAACGGCTGCATAATCTCCGAGTTTCCTCTTGAAGAGGAGCCTCTGGCAATCAATTTCCCAAAAAGAAACAGAATCATAAGCGGTTTGTCACTGGGAGTAATTGTAGTGGAAGCTTCGGAAAAAAGCGGCTCACTTATTACTGCACGCTATGCTGTTGAAAATAACAGAGAGGTATTTGCCGTACCGGCATGGCCGAAAAACCACAACAGCGCCACAAACAAACTCCTGAAAAATGGAGCGAAACTAACGGAAAATTATATGGATGTTGTGGAGGAGTTTGCAAGATTCCTAAATTTTCCAAAAACTTTAAGATTGCATTAG
- a CDS encoding IS1380-like element ISFsi1 family transposase has protein sequence MSKLNYKLERSNDKITPFGGISLLIPLLDKMGIRDFLDKELDHPGSNRGKPPSSKIIPVILSMICGGRSFSDIDKLSFDKVLSYISGIEDIPDSSSISRYFSKTESMLDEVAVNKTISKLGSLNYKIVKDALKRENLFSVTLDQDATYAKVYKRDAKYCYKKFKAYSSMTCFIGESGYCIDEEFREGNVSAQVGILEQLQRVHKYLESCGIEVSNVRNDSAGYQSKVLNYCFDNDLTFFIGGDLDSSVRKGINHIPSDSWKRYRNRYGDESDNEEIAEFIHCMENTKESFRIIVVRKKIESDNPTVPELLGDKYEYRVIATNSKLDAEKVVHFYNLRGVCEYNIKEAKYGFNLKSFPSGNLAGNGLWFKTGILAYNLIMYLKRIIMGGVYKNKEMGSIRYQVISIAGKLVSHGGNKLKLCCSVDMFKKMEQWRTECLTL, from the coding sequence ATGAGCAAACTAAACTACAAATTAGAAAGAAGCAATGATAAAATTACCCCATTTGGTGGAATATCTTTGTTAATCCCACTGTTAGATAAGATGGGCATCCGAGATTTCCTTGATAAAGAACTTGATCATCCAGGCTCTAACAGAGGCAAACCGCCATCTTCTAAAATAATTCCTGTTATTCTATCGATGATATGCGGTGGCAGGAGTTTCAGTGATATCGACAAACTTTCTTTTGATAAGGTTTTAAGCTATATCAGCGGTATTGAAGATATCCCGGATAGTTCCAGCATCAGTAGGTATTTTTCAAAAACAGAAAGCATGTTGGATGAAGTAGCAGTTAATAAAACAATCAGCAAACTGGGCAGTCTCAACTATAAAATAGTGAAAGATGCTTTAAAAAGAGAAAATTTATTTTCAGTTACTCTGGATCAGGACGCCACTTATGCAAAGGTGTATAAAAGGGATGCCAAGTATTGTTATAAGAAATTTAAAGCATACAGTTCTATGACGTGTTTTATAGGAGAGAGCGGTTATTGTATAGACGAGGAATTTCGGGAAGGCAATGTAAGTGCCCAGGTTGGCATACTTGAACAGCTTCAGAGAGTCCATAAATATCTTGAATCTTGTGGTATAGAAGTATCCAATGTTCGTAATGATTCTGCCGGTTACCAATCTAAAGTATTGAATTACTGTTTTGATAACGATTTAACGTTTTTTATAGGAGGTGACCTTGATAGTTCAGTTCGTAAAGGAATAAATCATATACCATCTGATTCATGGAAAAGATATAGAAATAGGTATGGAGATGAAAGCGATAATGAGGAAATAGCAGAGTTTATTCACTGTATGGAAAACACTAAGGAGAGTTTCCGTATAATAGTTGTTCGTAAGAAAATTGAGTCAGACAACCCCACAGTTCCGGAGCTTCTTGGTGATAAATATGAATATCGTGTTATTGCAACTAATTCAAAACTGGATGCAGAAAAGGTGGTACATTTTTATAATTTGCGCGGTGTTTGTGAATACAATATAAAAGAAGCAAAGTATGGTTTTAATTTAAAAAGCTTTCCTTCGGGTAATCTTGCGGGTAACGGCTTATGGTTTAAGACAGGAATACTGGCATATAATCTGATTATGTACCTCAAACGAATCATAATGGGAGGTGTCTATAAAAATAAAGAGATGGGTAGTATACGTTATCAGGTCATATCTATAGCGGGGAAACTTGTGTCCCACGGCGGTAATAAACTGAAGTTGTGCTGCAGTGTGGATATGTTCAAAAAAATGGAACAGTGGAGGACAGAATGTTTAACGTTGTGA
- a CDS encoding DUF494 family protein → MDKIVIALNLIIDYIDTDEIVSEKDITDYLQNTGFDDYEIRQTLSILNFGVYDSPKAMRIFTVPEKNKITEKALQYLQKLNMAGILDFITLDEIIDKSLESSDQKIDVEQIKQIALYTLLEKKSYIFKNDYERDEEDYYIQ, encoded by the coding sequence ATGGATAAAATTGTTATAGCCTTAAATCTTATAATAGATTACATAGATACAGACGAAATAGTGAGTGAAAAGGATATTACCGACTATCTTCAGAATACAGGTTTTGATGATTATGAAATAAGACAGACTCTTTCCATATTGAATTTCGGTGTTTACGACTCACCGAAAGCTATGCGTATTTTCACTGTACCTGAGAAAAACAAAATTACGGAAAAAGCTCTCCAGTATCTTCAGAAACTCAATATGGCGGGAATTCTGGATTTTATTACACTTGATGAAATCATCGACAAATCACTTGAATCCTCAGATCAAAAAATCGACGTGGAGCAGATAAAACAGATAGCTCTTTACACTCTGCTTGAAAAAAAATCCTACATTTTTAAAAACGACTACGAAAGAGACGAAGAAGATTATTATATACAGTAA
- the topA gene encoding type I DNA topoisomerase produces the protein MANVKSNQSPQKKGKNLVIVESPAKARTIERYLGRDFTVMASVGHVRDLPKNELGVEIEDNFTPKYKTIKGKKKIIDALKSAAKEADKIYLATDPDREGEAIAWHIATALKTKADNTYRVQFNEITKQGVNEGIKEPGRINMNRVNAQQSRRILDRLVGYKVSPLLWKPLKYGLSAGRVQSVALRLICEREEEIEKFVPKEYWTLDGYFKKSAGVPESKGEAVKARLEKKNGKKIEIPDEKKVREILNDLENKEAKVADVAKKELRQSPAAPFITSTLQQDANRKLGFTAKKTMMLAQQLYEGISLGSEGPVGLITYMRTDSTRVSSESVKQAKAFITKHFGEKFLGKGRSAKSQKKKAGTQDAHEAIRPTNVDKSPDNIKNFLTNDQYKLYKLIWDRFVASQMAPALFDQSTITITVGDYEFITKGKILKFPGFMKLYVESKENGENNEDSIIYDVEKDEKLEVKNYEEKQHFTSPPPRYSEARLVKTLEQKGIGRPSTYASIISTIIERNYVLLEEKKFRPTELGRIVNKLLISNFTNLFNAEFTAEMEKELDQVESGSKEWVELLNEFYKDFRKELNKAEEKFDADLTIDEKCPKCGKKLIIKYGKNGSFIACSGYPDCRFSCNFERDENGKIRLTDDKNGKSTGLKCEKCGSELVIKQSRCGEILACSAYPDCKNIKSFLRLKDGTLKVIEPGEKLEEKCPKCESELVVKSGKNGIFAACSSYPDCNYTANIKVDEDGNLKPQILKIDTVKCEKCDAEMVLKRSRRGSFFACPNYPDCKNTKAAVTNEDGLVTVKQKKAKSNTE, from the coding sequence ATGGCAAATGTAAAATCAAATCAATCCCCACAAAAAAAGGGTAAAAATCTTGTTATTGTTGAATCTCCCGCCAAAGCTAGAACAATTGAGCGGTATCTCGGCAGGGATTTCACGGTAATGGCAAGTGTCGGGCACGTGAGGGATCTGCCCAAAAATGAGTTGGGAGTTGAGATTGAAGATAACTTCACACCAAAATACAAAACAATAAAAGGCAAGAAAAAAATAATAGATGCACTGAAATCTGCAGCCAAAGAAGCGGATAAAATCTATCTTGCAACTGACCCGGACAGAGAAGGTGAAGCTATAGCCTGGCACATTGCTACCGCACTGAAAACAAAAGCCGATAATACATACCGAGTCCAGTTTAACGAAATTACAAAACAGGGAGTAAACGAAGGCATAAAAGAGCCCGGTAGAATTAATATGAACAGGGTGAATGCCCAGCAGTCCAGAAGAATTCTTGACAGGCTTGTCGGCTACAAGGTCAGCCCTCTTTTATGGAAACCTTTAAAATACGGTCTGTCTGCGGGAAGAGTCCAGTCCGTTGCCTTAAGACTGATATGCGAGCGTGAAGAGGAGATTGAAAAGTTTGTACCAAAGGAATACTGGACATTAGACGGATATTTTAAAAAATCCGCAGGTGTACCGGAGTCAAAAGGGGAAGCTGTAAAAGCACGGCTGGAAAAGAAAAACGGAAAGAAAATCGAAATACCTGATGAAAAAAAAGTAAGGGAAATTCTCAATGACTTAGAAAACAAAGAAGCGAAAGTGGCTGATGTCGCAAAAAAGGAACTCAGACAGTCCCCCGCTGCTCCTTTCATAACATCCACATTACAACAGGATGCCAACAGAAAGCTGGGATTTACAGCTAAGAAAACCATGATGCTTGCCCAGCAGCTTTATGAAGGTATTTCTCTGGGCAGTGAAGGGCCCGTGGGCCTGATAACTTATATGAGAACAGATTCTACAAGGGTATCTTCAGAATCTGTAAAGCAGGCTAAAGCTTTTATCACAAAACACTTCGGCGAAAAATTTCTCGGCAAGGGGCGCTCTGCAAAATCACAAAAAAAGAAAGCGGGTACACAGGACGCTCATGAGGCAATCCGCCCGACAAATGTTGACAAATCACCTGATAATATTAAGAATTTTCTCACCAACGATCAGTACAAGCTTTATAAGCTTATATGGGATCGTTTTGTGGCAAGCCAGATGGCGCCGGCGCTATTTGATCAAAGTACCATTACCATTACCGTTGGCGATTACGAATTTATCACAAAGGGGAAAATACTTAAATTTCCAGGTTTCATGAAGCTGTATGTTGAATCCAAAGAAAACGGTGAAAATAACGAAGATTCTATTATATATGATGTTGAAAAGGATGAAAAACTTGAAGTAAAAAACTATGAGGAAAAACAGCATTTCACGTCCCCTCCTCCGAGATATTCCGAAGCACGGCTTGTAAAAACTTTGGAACAAAAAGGTATAGGCCGCCCCAGTACATACGCATCAATAATTTCCACGATTATCGAAAGAAACTATGTTCTCCTTGAGGAAAAGAAATTCAGACCTACTGAGTTGGGAAGAATTGTCAACAAGCTGTTGATTTCCAATTTCACAAATCTTTTCAATGCGGAATTTACGGCGGAAATGGAAAAGGAACTGGATCAGGTGGAATCCGGAAGCAAGGAATGGGTGGAATTGCTTAACGAATTTTATAAAGATTTCAGAAAAGAACTTAATAAAGCTGAAGAAAAATTCGATGCAGATCTCACAATCGACGAAAAGTGTCCGAAATGCGGCAAAAAGTTGATTATAAAATACGGTAAAAACGGCTCATTTATTGCCTGTTCCGGTTATCCTGACTGCAGATTTTCATGTAATTTTGAAAGGGATGAAAACGGTAAAATCAGGTTGACCGATGATAAAAACGGTAAATCCACAGGATTGAAATGTGAAAAATGCGGGAGTGAACTCGTCATAAAACAGAGCAGGTGCGGGGAAATACTGGCATGTTCGGCTTATCCTGATTGCAAAAATATAAAAAGTTTCCTCCGCTTAAAAGATGGAACCCTGAAAGTAATAGAGCCCGGCGAAAAATTAGAGGAGAAATGTCCCAAATGTGAGTCCGAACTGGTTGTAAAAAGCGGCAAAAACGGTATATTTGCAGCCTGCAGTTCATACCCTGATTGCAACTATACTGCAAATATCAAAGTGGATGAAGATGGTAATTTAAAACCTCAGATACTTAAAATCGATACGGTTAAATGCGAAAAATGTGATGCAGAAATGGTTTTGAAACGAAGCAGAAGAGGTTCTTTTTTCGCATGCCCCAACTACCCCGACTGCAAGAACACCAAAGCTGCCGTTACAAATGAAGACGGACTGGTTACTGTAAAACAGAAAAAAGCCAAGTCAAACACCGAATAA
- the trmFO gene encoding methylenetetrahydrofolate--tRNA-(uracil(54)-C(5))-methyltransferase (FADH(2)-oxidizing) TrmFO, with amino-acid sequence MRNNVKTITIIGGGLAGTEAAYQLAEHGFNVKLYEMRPDKMTPAHSTGFLGELVCSNSLKSESLSTGSGLLKAELDKLGSIIIKTAQETRVPAGNSLAVDRQALARQLTEIIKQHENIEIINEEIKDIPADRPLIIATGPLTSDSFAQTLMKELVSEELFFYDAIAPVISADSIDYNHCFFKSRYDKGEADYLNCPLDKKTFELFYNELLDAEKVPLKDFEEASVFEACMPLEEMAERGEKTLTFGPLKPVGLDHPDTGDKYYAVLQLRKENKKGTAYNLVGCQTKMKIPEQKRVFRIIPALRNAEFLRYGSIHRNTYINSPLYLANNYRMKEQDIYFAGQITGVEGYIESIASGLTAAYDLIFRLLLDKQLNFPETTALSALQRYVQEYKNKYTPSNFHFGLLPRLEEKIKKKKLKKEKLSERSLKDLQRYWVDNYENRQSSR; translated from the coding sequence ATGAGAAACAATGTCAAGACAATAACCATTATCGGCGGCGGCCTGGCCGGCACGGAAGCCGCGTATCAGCTGGCTGAACACGGGTTTAATGTAAAGCTTTATGAAATGCGCCCCGATAAAATGACTCCCGCCCACTCCACTGGTTTCCTGGGAGAGCTTGTTTGCTCAAACTCTCTCAAATCAGAATCACTTTCCACCGGCAGCGGCCTTTTGAAAGCAGAGCTTGATAAACTGGGCAGTATTATTATTAAAACTGCTCAAGAAACAAGAGTTCCCGCCGGAAATTCTCTTGCCGTTGACAGACAGGCACTTGCCAGACAACTCACAGAAATTATAAAGCAGCATGAAAACATTGAGATAATAAATGAAGAAATAAAAGATATTCCTGCAGACAGGCCTTTGATAATCGCCACAGGCCCGCTGACTTCCGACTCATTTGCCCAGACTCTAATGAAAGAACTGGTATCAGAGGAATTATTTTTTTACGATGCAATTGCCCCTGTTATAAGTGCCGATTCAATCGATTATAACCACTGCTTCTTTAAAAGCCGTTATGACAAGGGTGAGGCAGACTATTTAAACTGCCCCTTAGACAAAAAAACTTTTGAACTTTTTTATAACGAGCTTTTGGATGCGGAGAAAGTGCCTTTAAAAGATTTTGAGGAAGCTTCCGTATTTGAAGCCTGTATGCCTCTTGAAGAAATGGCTGAAAGGGGTGAAAAAACACTCACTTTCGGCCCGTTAAAGCCCGTAGGTCTCGACCACCCGGATACCGGGGATAAATACTATGCTGTTCTTCAGCTTAGAAAGGAAAATAAAAAAGGTACGGCATATAATCTTGTAGGATGTCAGACAAAGATGAAAATTCCCGAGCAGAAACGTGTTTTCAGAATAATACCTGCTTTAAGAAATGCTGAATTTCTCAGATACGGCTCCATCCACAGAAATACATATATTAACTCACCCCTTTATCTTGCAAATAATTACAGGATGAAAGAACAAGACATCTATTTCGCAGGACAGATAACAGGTGTGGAAGGTTACATTGAATCGATAGCAAGCGGCTTAACCGCTGCATACGATCTGATATTCAGGCTGCTTTTGGACAAACAGCTAAACTTTCCTGAAACCACTGCACTTTCAGCCCTGCAGCGTTATGTTCAGGAGTATAAAAACAAATACACCCCTTCGAACTTTCATTTCGGTCTGCTTCCCCGGCTTGAAGAAAAAATCAAAAAGAAGAAATTAAAAAAAGAGAAGCTGAGCGAGAGGTCACTGAAGGATCTTCAAAGATACTGGGTGGATAACTATGAGAATCGGCAGAGCAGTAGATAA
- the xerA gene encoding site-specific tyrosine recombinase/integron integrase produces MRIGRAVDKFLYFLQNEKNCSEHTIKSYSKDLNDFIDYLQDENIRINEIDFFLLRGFIAGCYERKLAKATVERKISTIKSFYKFLTLRKIIEDNTAKPLKFPKKEQKSFNIFNIDDLFNLLEAPDKESAAGLRDALILELLYATGVRISELVGIEISDIDFSGKRLRVMGKGKKERIIPLADIHLKMIKDYSKNKDKIPKNRTVKTPRLFINKFGTALTDRSVRRIVDKYLKISGLPSNFSPHDFRHSFATHMLEGGADLRTIQELLGHSSLSTTQKYTHLNLSELLKIYDKTHPKSK; encoded by the coding sequence ATGAGAATCGGCAGAGCAGTAGATAAGTTTTTATACTTTCTCCAAAATGAGAAAAACTGCAGTGAACATACCATTAAATCCTATTCAAAAGATCTGAACGATTTTATAGATTATCTGCAGGATGAAAATATCCGAATAAATGAAATCGACTTTTTTCTGCTCAGAGGTTTCATCGCCGGCTGTTATGAAAGGAAACTGGCAAAAGCCACTGTGGAGAGAAAAATATCAACAATAAAATCATTTTACAAGTTTCTCACTCTGAGAAAAATCATTGAAGATAACACAGCCAAACCGCTAAAATTCCCAAAAAAGGAGCAGAAATCCTTTAACATTTTTAATATCGACGACCTTTTCAATCTTCTGGAGGCACCTGATAAAGAATCCGCCGCCGGTTTAAGGGATGCTCTGATTCTGGAACTTTTATATGCAACCGGGGTAAGAATCTCCGAACTTGTGGGCATAGAGATATCCGATATCGATTTCAGCGGTAAAAGACTGAGAGTGATGGGAAAAGGAAAAAAAGAACGCATAATACCGTTGGCCGATATTCATCTAAAAATGATAAAGGATTACAGCAAAAACAAAGATAAAATACCTAAAAACAGAACAGTAAAAACCCCGCGCCTTTTTATAAACAAATTTGGAACGGCTTTAACTGACAGAAGTGTAAGAAGGATTGTGGATAAATATCTGAAAATATCAGGACTACCATCAAATTTCAGTCCGCATGATTTCAGGCACTCTTTTGCAACCCATATGCTTGAAGGCGGAGCAGATTTAAGAACAATTCAGGAACTGCTCGGTCACAGCAGCCTCTCAACAACCCAAAAATATACCCATCTGAATCTCTCAGAGCTGTTAAAGATTTACGACAAAACACATCCGAAATCAAAGTAA
- the selD gene encoding selenide, water dikinase SelD, which yields MIKLTHLVKAAGUAAKIGPEDLQKTLEGLKIYKDDNLLVGFETSDDAGVYKIAENKYLVQSIDVITPVVDEPYNFGRIAAVNSLSDLYAMGGRPLTAMTLLMYNCDIAGSIMHEIMQGACDELGRTGCVLVGGHTLEDNEVKFGLSVTGMIDDGKIMKNNTLKPGDALVYTKPLGIGIITTAIKGEMAEEDEISDVTELMLLSNQKASEIIKNYPVSACTDITGYGLAGHALEMSKFSGCSINFFTEKIPVIEGALNYAEMGIIPAGAYHNRQFLGHHYSFSENHRNKEMLMFDPQTSGGLLIGVNRKYADELVNELKRSGYKDSCIIGEAVELADHYIVFE from the coding sequence ATGATTAAATTGACACATCTGGTAAAAGCTGCAGGCTGAGCGGCTAAAATAGGTCCGGAGGACCTGCAGAAGACACTCGAAGGCTTGAAGATTTATAAAGACGATAACCTGCTGGTTGGATTTGAAACCAGCGATGATGCCGGTGTGTATAAAATTGCTGAAAACAAATACCTGGTGCAAAGTATTGATGTTATTACACCTGTGGTTGATGAGCCCTATAACTTCGGCAGAATAGCGGCGGTTAACTCGTTGAGTGATCTTTATGCAATGGGGGGGAGACCTCTGACGGCTATGACGCTGTTAATGTACAACTGTGATATTGCCGGCAGCATAATGCATGAGATTATGCAGGGAGCCTGCGATGAGCTTGGGAGAACCGGCTGTGTACTTGTCGGCGGGCATACTCTTGAAGACAACGAGGTGAAATTCGGCCTTTCTGTTACAGGTATGATTGATGACGGGAAGATAATGAAAAATAACACTCTTAAACCCGGGGATGCGCTGGTATACACTAAGCCTTTGGGAATCGGTATTATAACAACAGCAATTAAAGGGGAAATGGCTGAGGAAGATGAAATATCAGATGTAACCGAGCTTATGCTTTTATCAAACCAAAAAGCATCTGAGATTATCAAAAATTATCCGGTGTCTGCATGCACCGATATAACGGGTTACGGTCTGGCCGGACATGCTTTGGAAATGTCTAAATTTTCCGGTTGCAGCATAAATTTCTTTACTGAAAAAATCCCTGTAATTGAGGGTGCTCTGAATTACGCCGAAATGGGAATAATCCCTGCAGGTGCCTATCATAACAGACAGTTTCTTGGCCACCATTATTCTTTCAGTGAAAATCATAGAAATAAAGAAATGCTTATGTTTGATCCTCAGACTTCGGGTGGTCTGCTTATCGGGGTAAATAGGAAGTACGCGGATGAGCTGGTTAATGAATTAAAAAGAAGCGGTTATAAAGACAGCTGTATAATCGGTGAAGCTGTAGAGTTGGCCGATCATTATATTGTATTTGAATAG